The Argopecten irradians isolate NY chromosome 16, Ai_NY, whole genome shotgun sequence genome window below encodes:
- the LOC138311157 gene encoding pro-epidermal growth factor-like isoform X3: MVKSSTEEDWEGMVEEAKSTPSSDRDMTHRVACVVLDECCPTEEQDEVLVELSKLAPQSLNVDSTLRLSFVLLHRLVKYGKFPLKRDLTKEDAESVKLMKDLIDSIRAMCGQLLIFFTSGHEVRQVIPDKKAYSGTLSWGRHMGALDVDVDRRLLYFSDLSLMKIERAGIPDDIKNGGPPRPQDLNADVTQVEGIAIDGVTKLLYWTDAGSTSPKIEQAWMTVEERSVLVFTRLSRPTGLSLDDHMDDRLYWCDSKESLIESIKLDGSDRVIVVGKVLDNPVSLDVHLYLETHYTGLPNKWAPS, encoded by the exons ATGGTAAAAAGCAGCACAGAGGAAGACTGGGAAGGTATGGTGGAAGAAGCCAAATCAACTCCGAGCAGTGACAGAGACATGACTCATAGGGTAGCATGTGTAGTCTTAGACGAGTGTTGTCCAACTGAGGAACAGGACGAGGTGTTGGTGGAACTATCAAAACTGGCCCCTCAAAGCCTGAATGTGGACTCCACTTTAAGACTTTCTTTTGTACTGCTGCACAGATTag taaaatatgGGAAGTTTCCTCTTAAAAGAGATTTGACCAAAGAGGATGCTGAAAGTGTAAAACTCATGAAGGATTTAATAGATTCAATAAGGGCAATGT GTGGACAACTGTTGATCTTCTTCACCAGTGGCCACGAGGTACGACAGGTCATCCCCGACAAAAAGGCGTACTCAGGAACGTTAAGTTGGGGGCGCCACATGGGGGCACTAGACGTTGATGTGGATCGTCGCCTTCTTTACTTTTCTGATCTATCATTGATGAAGATTGAAAGAGCTGGAATTCCTGACGATATAAAGAATGGTGGCCCGCCGCGTCCCCAGGATTTAAACGCAGATGTGACCCAGGTGGAGGGAATCGCCATTGATGGGGTAACAAA ATTGCTGTACTGGACAGACGCGGGCAGCACCAGTCCAAAAATAGAACAGGCTTGGATGACCGTTGAGGAACGGTCAGTCTTGGTCTTCACACGACTCAGCCGACCAACAGGACTGTCCCTTGATGACCACATGGACGACAGACTTTACTGGTGCGACTCCAAGGAAAGCCTTATCGAGTCCATCAAACTGGATGGGTCAGACAGGGTCATCGTCGTCGGGAAAG TCCTAGACAATCCTGTCAGTTTggatgtacatttgtatttggaGACTCATTATACTGGGCTTCCCAACAAATGGGCGCCGTCATGA
- the LOC138311153 gene encoding tripartite motif-containing protein 2-like encodes MATANIPVRTEGQTTCNHHKGRQLDLYCEKCQEPICPKCISTIHKIHPMCELSEVTPQKKQDIRNFIDRTEQNDLVQIGKYITSTDTLLKDNDSIFDELSHELKMQTEKIKQDLDKLREETLSLYQNLKDDNIKLIQKYKQELEMLNKQLKHQIQKCKTTLQQGSHIEIYDTKCEIDSRIHIPVKPTLDTVNFTPNNTPKGHLVQALGKVTTSGQSHTSTDQKWSVSLAEGQQQPSSQQQSEDKGKKAVARKTLLTETKVVEEWKSPCGITSICPTTDDQAWTSDYSDTLTLLDRKGTVIQKVTHKAVINDISLSPTTHRLWACDKQNNILELVSGQLTQQFTTKTRPKCICITAKNHVIVGMSGNVSKYTTQGQMVLTTMAAGTGKPLVCTPYRITECPVTNNVAVIDHSDEDDGGDGNKHVVVMDTDFQQLFVYRGDIPSTCKQSPQTGGEPFNPCGIVYDSQGSLIIGDENNKNVVLLSKDGKVLRILHTDRDWV; translated from the coding sequence ATGGCAACAGCAAACATACCAGTTCGTACGGAAGGACAGACAACCTGTAACCAtcacaaggggagacaactagaTTTGTATTGTGAAAAATGTCAAGAACCAATTTGTCCTAAATGCATTTCCACCATTCACAAAATTCATCCAATGTGTGAGCTTAGTGAAGTCACTCCTCAGAAGAAACAAGACATCAGAAACTTTATTGACAGAACAGAACAAAATGATCTGGTACAGATTGGGAAATACATCACATCTACTGATACACTCCTCAAAGACAACGACAGCATATTTGATGAATTATCACATGAACTGAAGATGCAAacggaaaaaataaaacaagaccTTGACAAACTTAGAGAAGAGACACTCTCACTTTATCAAAACTTAAAAGATGACAACATCAAACtcatacaaaaatacaaacaagaaCTTGAAATGTTGAACAAACAACTTAAACACCAAATACAGAAATGTAAGACAACACTTCAGCAGGGCTCACACATAGAAATATACGACACAAAATGCGAAATAGATTCCCGAATACATATCCCTGTCAAACCTACTTTAGATACAGTCAACTTCACTCCAAACAATACTCCTAAAGGTCACCTGGTACAAGCCTTAGGAAAGGTCACAACATCAGGCCAAAGTCATACATCCACTGACCAGAAATGGTCAGTATCATTAGCAGAGGGTCAGCAACAACCCTCATCACAACAACAGTCAGAGGATAAAGGTAAGAAAGCAGTGGCCAGGAAAACACTACTGACAGAGACCAAGGTGGTGGAGGAGTGGAAGTCTCCATgtggcattacttctatatgtCCTACCACTGATGACCAGGCCTGGACCAGTGACTACAGTGACACATTAACTCTCCTGGACAGGAAGGGCACAGTGATACAGAAGGTCACACACAAGGCTGTGATCAATGACATCAGTCTATCACCAACAACACACAGATTGTGGGCCTgtgataaacaaaacaacatccTGGAGCTGGTATCAGGACAGTTAACTCAACAATTCACAACTAAAACACGtcctaaatgtatatgtattacagcAAAGAACCATGTCATTGTGGGCATGTCAGGAAACGTCTCCAAATATACCACACAAGGTCAGATGGTACTCACTACAATGGCAGCAGGGACTGGGAAACCATTAGTGTGTACACCATACAGGATCACAGAGTGTCCTGTCACTAACAATGTCGCAGTGATTGATCACAGTGATGaagatgatggtggtgatggaaacaaacatgttgttgtcatggatactGACTTCCAGCAACTGTTTGTATACAGAGGTGACATCCccagtacatgtaaacaatcaCCACAAACAGGAGGTGAACCATTTAACCCCTGTGGTATAGTGTATGATAGTCAGGGGAGCCTCATCATAGGggatgaaaacaataaaaatgttgtCCTACTGAGTAAAGATGGTAAAGTACTCAGGATCCTACACACAGACAGAGACTGGGTATGA